ATTGTCTTCGACCACCAGAATTTCAAGCGTGTCGGTATCCGCTTGAGGAAAATCCATGGTCATGGCTGTCTATCCGGTATAGTGAAAAGGAAAGTGGATCCTTTTCCTGGTTCAGACTCTACCCATACGCGTCCGCGATGCCGTTCGATGATTTTCTTGACAATGGCGAGTCCCATGCCGGTGCCATCAAACCGTTCTTGACCATTCAACTGCTGGAATATTACAAACACCAGATCGAAGTAATCGCTGTCGATCCCTATACCGTTGTCTTTGACCGAAAAAATCCATTCATTCCCCGACCGACTGGCAGAAACATGAATTCTCGGCGGTTTGGCAGTCCGATATTTTATCGCATTCCCGATGAGATTCTGAAATACCCGTATCATCTGTATTGAATCGGCATGAATCGGAGGCAACGCATCGTGAGTGATCGTTGCCTCACTCCCATCTATGAGTGTTCTTAAATTGAGAAGGGCTTGCTTCAGAACTTCTTCGGTATCGAGGATTTCCAGTGAGTCGCCGCGAGTAGAGATTCGAGAATACGCGAGCAAGTCTCTGATAAGAGCATTGGTCTTTTTGGCAGAATCTACTGCATAGCCTATCAGGTCATTTGAAGTCTTTCCTAACCCACCCTCGTGTTCTTTCTGGATCAGTTGCAGACAGTTCACAATATTGCGCAACGGCTCCTGAAGATCGTGCGATGCAATATACGCAAACTGTTCGAGATCCTGATTGGAGCGGGTCAGGTCTTCCGTCCGCATTTGCAGGAGTGCTTCATTCCGTTTGCGATCCGTAATGTCCCGAATTACCACGACAGATAGTCCATCGCCCTTTGGATCGCAAAAAATGCTTTCCGATATTTCTGTGGGGAACACTGTTCCGTCCGCACGGCGGCAATTCAGTTCACCCACCGCTTTCCTTTTATTTATCTTCTCTTCCAGGAAGGAAGTACGTCTCGAATCGGATTCATCCATTAAATTGGAGAGCTTCAGCGAACACATTTCCTGTTCCGAACGATTGAATATCTGGCAAGCGGCCGGATTTACAGCCAGGATTTGTTCGTCCGAAATCCTTGCAAGCAACAGGGCATCAATACTGTTTTCGAACACCAATCGGAATTGCTGCTCGCTTTCGACAAGAGCTGCTTCCGTGAATTCGTGTTCTTCGATCTTCTTCTTGAGTCTTTCGTTCAGTACGGCCAGTTGTGCCGTTCGTTCGACTACTTTTCTTTCGAGATTTGCATTGAGCAGCCTTATCTTCGCTTCTGCCTGCTTGCGTTCGGCAATATCGACATCAATGCAGTACATCTCTTTTTCGCCATGTATGTTTTCGAACATTACGTGGCTGGAGAATACGGGTACTACCGTCCCGCTCTTGTGCATCAATTCCAATTCTCCAGGAGGCACGCGTTTACCGTATTTGATCCAGTTCTCAATCGCGCTGACAACCTGCTCGCGCATACGAGGGGGAATAATTAATTCTTCCAGCTTCTTACCAATGACATCTTCTTTCGCATAGCCGTAAAGTTGTTGACTGGCGGAATTCCAAAAAATTACCTCTCTATCTGCATTATAACCTTGAACGGCAATATTTGGTATGTCTTCGACAAGAGAGCGGAACCGCATCTCGCTCTCCAGGAGAACCTGCTCGGCTTTCTCCTGATCTGTAACGTCTCGAGCCGTAATTTGAACCAATTTGTCATACTGTGTGATAACGGATTTCAGATCCACCACAAAATCTCTGACCTCTCCGGTACTCATCGGCAACCTGGTCTTAAAAGCTCCGTGATGCCGATCAAGCGTTTCGACAAAGTCCTGAAGAATCTCTTTTGTGGCAAAGATCGCCTGAATTTCAGGAATGCCGTGCTTGGGCAGGTCTCCCCGACTACAGCTCAAAAACTTGAGAGCCTTGTCATTACAGTCCACAATTTTTCCGGAATGCGGGTCCACAAGAAAGGTCATGTGGGCACTTTGCTCAAAAAGGATACGATATTTTTCCTCATCCGCCTTCAGCGCTGTCTCAACAGTTTTGTTGTGAGTAATATCACGGAATGTGATCATGTATCCGGCAGGCATTCCTTCATCGTCTCTGAAGGGCACGGAACTGAGTTG
The sequence above is a segment of the Desulfomonile tiedjei DSM 6799 genome. Coding sequences within it:
- a CDS encoding PAS domain S-box protein; translation: MKTRKKEHGIVQKEPLALRRLPEKNEKTKQTRVQARLSGRKSETVLRALVRDLSDPSALYDKHGHVLFLNSAFTAAFGWSPEEAIGMIIEDVPEDFTSQTDEMIEILMRGGSVPTFETKRITREGTILDVQLSSVPFRDDEGMPAGYMITFRDITHNKTVETALKADEEKYRILFEQSAHMTFLVDPHSGKIVDCNDKALKFLSCSRGDLPKHGIPEIQAIFATKEILQDFVETLDRHHGAFKTRLPMSTGEVRDFVVDLKSVITQYDKLVQITARDVTDQEKAEQVLLESEMRFRSLVEDIPNIAVQGYNADREVIFWNSASQQLYGYAKEDVIGKKLEELIIPPRMREQVVSAIENWIKYGKRVPPGELELMHKSGTVVPVFSSHVMFENIHGEKEMYCIDVDIAERKQAEAKIRLLNANLERKVVERTAQLAVLNERLKKKIEEHEFTEAALVESEQQFRLVFENSIDALLLARISDEQILAVNPAACQIFNRSEQEMCSLKLSNLMDESDSRRTSFLEEKINKRKAVGELNCRRADGTVFPTEISESIFCDPKGDGLSVVVIRDITDRKRNEALLQMRTEDLTRSNQDLEQFAYIASHDLQEPLRNIVNCLQLIQKEHEGGLGKTSNDLIGYAVDSAKKTNALIRDLLAYSRISTRGDSLEILDTEEVLKQALLNLRTLIDGSEATITHDALPPIHADSIQMIRVFQNLIGNAIKYRTAKPPRIHVSASRSGNEWIFSVKDNGIGIDSDYFDLVFVIFQQLNGQERFDGTGMGLAIVKKIIERHRGRVWVESEPGKGSTFLFTIPDRQP